The Aliiroseovarius pelagivivens genome contains a region encoding:
- the plsX gene encoding phosphate acyltransferase PlsX produces the protein MTMNAPKRTIVSVDAMGGDLGPAAVVAGLALSADKNPNIGFILHGNKPELEKLVARTKDLNEVCDIRHADEVVTMDDKPSYVMRNGQNTSMWSAIDAVRNGEADVVVSCGNTGALMLLSMVRLRKLPGVNRPAIACLWPSRNPAGFNVMLDVGADIRADDTDLLQYALMGASYARNGLGLARPRVGLLNVGTEEHKGRPELKSAHELIGDVAETANIDYIGFVEGGDIPSDRVDVIVTDGFTGNVALKTAEGTASLVSGLLRDAFNATILSKVSALLALSSLRRLSKRVDPRRNNGGVFLGLNGTVVKSHGSADAMGMSAAVKLAFRLAESGFNQKLAARVASAGTPSQDQKNKNPEGEQPA, from the coding sequence ATGACAATGAACGCCCCCAAACGCACAATCGTATCGGTCGACGCCATGGGCGGAGATCTTGGACCGGCAGCTGTAGTTGCCGGTCTTGCGCTGTCTGCAGACAAGAACCCGAATATCGGGTTCATTCTGCACGGCAATAAACCCGAACTTGAAAAACTGGTCGCCCGGACAAAAGATCTGAACGAGGTTTGCGACATTCGTCACGCCGATGAGGTTGTGACCATGGATGACAAGCCCAGCTATGTGATGCGCAATGGTCAGAACACCTCGATGTGGTCAGCCATTGATGCGGTGCGCAACGGCGAGGCCGATGTGGTCGTCAGCTGTGGCAACACCGGCGCGCTGATGCTGCTGTCGATGGTCCGCCTGCGCAAACTGCCCGGCGTGAACCGCCCGGCGATTGCCTGTCTGTGGCCCTCGCGCAATCCAGCTGGCTTCAATGTGATGCTGGATGTGGGTGCGGATATCCGCGCCGATGATACCGATCTTCTGCAATATGCCTTGATGGGCGCGTCGTATGCGCGCAATGGGCTTGGTCTGGCGCGCCCCCGCGTCGGCCTTTTGAACGTTGGCACCGAAGAACATAAAGGCCGGCCCGAGCTGAAAAGCGCACACGAGCTGATTGGCGACGTCGCCGAGACCGCGAATATCGACTATATCGGCTTTGTCGAAGGCGGCGATATTCCGTCCGACCGCGTGGACGTCATTGTCACCGATGGATTTACTGGAAATGTGGCCCTGAAGACCGCCGAGGGCACCGCGAGCCTTGTTTCGGGCCTGCTTCGCGATGCGTTTAACGCGACCATCCTGTCGAAGGTTTCGGCTCTATTGGCGCTAAGCTCGCTTCGCCGCCTCAGCAAACGTGTGGACCCGCGTCGCAACAATGGTGGCGTGTTCCTTGGTCTGAACGGCACCGTGGTAAAAAGCCATGGATCGGCGGATGCGATGGGCATGTCTGCGGCCGTAAAACTGGCCTTCCGTCTGGCCGAAAGCGGTTTCAACCAGAAGCTTGCTGCGCGGGTTGCATCCGCAGGCACGCCAAGCCAAGATCAAAAAAACAAAAATCCGGAAGGTGAGCAGCCAGCATGA
- a CDS encoding GNAT family N-acetyltransferase: MPTRNSPCFRARFDETQADILAAQALRHKCFRGGEGLDTDPFDDMCRHILVEDVATEKLVACFRLMRFRNGTSIDDSYSAQFYDLSALHAYASPMIEVGRFCVDPDACDNADILRVAWGALTRYVDQEQIGLMFGCSSFQGTDEAQYLDTFAFLRDHHIAPERWLPRVKAPNVFRFTQRLRRTPDTKRALQGLPPLLRTYLMMGGWVSGHAVVDHDLNTLHVFTGVEIASIPAERARLLRAVVPPA; the protein is encoded by the coding sequence ATGCCGACACGGAACTCACCCTGCTTTCGGGCGCGATTTGATGAAACGCAGGCCGACATTCTGGCCGCTCAAGCGTTGCGCCATAAATGTTTTCGCGGAGGCGAGGGGCTGGACACCGACCCCTTTGACGATATGTGCCGTCACATACTGGTCGAGGACGTCGCAACAGAGAAGCTGGTCGCCTGCTTTCGCCTGATGCGTTTTCGAAACGGAACGTCCATCGACGACAGCTATTCCGCGCAGTTCTACGATCTGTCAGCGCTGCACGCCTATGCTTCACCAATGATTGAAGTTGGGCGCTTCTGTGTTGACCCTGACGCTTGTGACAACGCGGATATCCTGCGCGTCGCGTGGGGGGCATTAACGCGGTATGTGGATCAGGAACAAATTGGGCTGATGTTCGGCTGTTCGTCTTTTCAGGGCACGGACGAAGCGCAATACCTCGACACGTTCGCATTTTTGCGTGACCACCACATCGCACCCGAACGATGGCTTCCGCGTGTCAAAGCACCCAACGTGTTCCGGTTTACTCAGCGCTTGCGCCGCACCCCTGACACCAAGCGCGCCCTGCAGGGACTACCGCCGCTTCTGCGCACCTATCTGATGATGGGGGGGTGGGTGTCAGGTCATGCGGTCGTGGATCACGATCTAAATACACTACATGTCTTTACAGGGGTCGAGATCGCTTCGATCCCAGCCGAGCGTGCGCGCCTGCTGCGGGCAGTTGTGCCTCCTGCTTGA
- a CDS encoding YceD family protein yields MSTDTPNAGQNTPVYQHVLRVADLSTGAATPFELIPTDAECKAIATDLGLPALRKVRFKGTLTARGKTDWQLKAQLGATVVQDCVVTLDPVTTRIEEPISRRWVRDLPELEAGDETEMPDDETLEQLGAEIDLGEVMTESLALALPLFPRADGAALDQANFAAPGVAPMRDEDARPFAGLSALRDQLASKSESEDDAE; encoded by the coding sequence ATGAGCACCGATACGCCCAACGCGGGCCAGAATACACCCGTGTATCAGCACGTCCTGCGTGTGGCCGATCTGTCGACCGGCGCAGCGACCCCGTTCGAACTGATCCCGACGGATGCAGAATGCAAAGCCATTGCGACAGATTTGGGCCTGCCTGCCCTGCGCAAGGTGCGATTCAAAGGTACGTTGACCGCGCGCGGCAAGACGGACTGGCAGTTGAAGGCGCAACTGGGCGCAACCGTAGTGCAGGACTGTGTTGTAACACTGGATCCCGTCACCACGCGGATCGAGGAACCGATCAGCCGCCGCTGGGTGCGCGACCTTCCCGAGCTTGAAGCCGGGGACGAAACGGAAATGCCCGATGATGAAACGTTGGAGCAACTGGGCGCAGAAATTGATCTGGGCGAGGTCATGACCGAATCCCTTGCGCTGGCTTTGCCGCTCTTTCCGCGTGCCGACGGCGCCGCATTGGATCAAGCCAACTTCGCCGCCCCCGGAGTTGCGCCGATGCGCGATGAGGACGCCAGACCTTTTGCGGGTCTATCTGCCCTGCGTGACCAATTGGCCAGCAAATCCGAGTCGGAGGACGACGCGGAATAA
- a CDS encoding outer membrane protein assembly factor BamE yields the protein MSYLTDRLKRTGKAIAVATLAIALTACAATYRNHGYLPVKEDVDLLVVGKDTRETVTEAIGKPGTAGLLSDSGFYYVRSQFKHYLYNAPQEVDREVLAISFDSKGRVENIERFGLDEGRVIVLERRVTESNIKGVSFLRQLFGSFGRIDLAEQLGGS from the coding sequence ATGTCTTATCTTACCGATAGGCTGAAACGCACGGGCAAGGCTATTGCTGTTGCCACGCTTGCCATCGCCTTGACGGCGTGCGCCGCAACCTACCGCAACCACGGCTATTTGCCGGTGAAAGAAGATGTGGATCTTCTGGTGGTTGGTAAAGATACACGCGAAACCGTGACCGAGGCGATCGGCAAACCGGGGACCGCTGGGCTGTTGTCTGACAGTGGGTTTTACTATGTTCGCTCGCAGTTCAAGCACTACCTCTACAACGCGCCGCAAGAGGTCGACCGCGAAGTTCTGGCGATCAGCTTTGACAGCAAAGGGCGTGTCGAGAACATCGAGCGCTTCGGGCTGGACGAGGGACGCGTCATCGTTCTTGAACGTCGTGTGACCGAAAGCAACATCAAGGGCGTCAGCTTCCTGCGTCAGCTCTTTGGGTCGTTCGGCCGAATCGATCTGGCGGAGCAGCTGGGCGGAAGCTAA
- a CDS encoding beta-ketoacyl-ACP synthase III — protein MTLRAVVKGVGHYLPERVVPNSYFEDLVDTSDEWIRTRSGIERRHFAAEDETTSKMGANAARAALADAGLEPDDIDAIVLATSTPDLTFPSVATMVQNELGMTRGFGFDVQAVCAGFVFALTNANALILAGQAKRVLVIGAETFSRILDMKDRATCVLFGDGAGALVLEAQEGDGSNADRGILSADLNSDGRLREMLYVDGGVSTTQTSGHLRMQGNPLFRQAVGKLAQTAETALSKVDLTDDDVNWIVPHQANIRIIQGTAKKLGVPMDRVVVTVQDHGNTSAASIPLAMSVARSEGKIKDGDLLVAEAIGGGLAWGAVVLRW, from the coding sequence ATGACACTTCGCGCCGTGGTCAAAGGCGTCGGGCACTATTTGCCTGAACGCGTGGTTCCCAACTCGTATTTCGAAGACCTCGTGGATACCTCAGACGAATGGATTCGCACCCGTTCGGGAATCGAACGCCGCCACTTCGCAGCAGAAGATGAAACGACCTCGAAAATGGGTGCAAACGCGGCACGTGCAGCGCTTGCAGATGCGGGGCTGGAGCCTGACGACATCGACGCCATCGTTCTGGCAACCTCGACTCCAGACCTGACCTTCCCGTCGGTCGCGACGATGGTGCAGAACGAATTGGGTATGACGCGCGGCTTTGGATTTGACGTTCAGGCCGTCTGTGCAGGCTTTGTCTTTGCACTGACCAATGCCAACGCGCTGATCCTTGCGGGTCAAGCCAAACGTGTGCTTGTGATCGGGGCCGAGACGTTCTCGCGCATTCTGGACATGAAAGATCGCGCTACCTGCGTTCTGTTTGGGGACGGTGCTGGCGCCTTGGTGCTTGAGGCACAAGAGGGCGACGGATCGAACGCCGATCGCGGCATCCTTTCGGCAGACCTGAACTCGGACGGTCGTCTGCGCGAGATGCTCTATGTGGATGGCGGCGTCTCGACCACGCAGACCTCGGGCCACCTGCGCATGCAGGGCAATCCGCTGTTCCGTCAAGCGGTCGGAAAACTGGCCCAGACTGCTGAAACGGCACTGTCCAAAGTTGACCTGACCGATGATGACGTAAACTGGATCGTGCCCCATCAGGCCAATATCCGTATCATCCAAGGCACCGCCAAAAAGCTTGGCGTCCCGATGGACCGCGTTGTGGTCACCGTACAGGATCACGGCAATACCTCGGCCGCGTCGATCCCGTTGGCCATGTCGGTGGCGCGCAGCGAAGGTAAAATCAAAGACGGAGACCTTCTGGTCGCCGAAGCCATCGGTGGTGGTCTTGCTTGGGGGGCCGTGGTTCTCCGCTGGTAA
- the rpmF gene encoding 50S ribosomal protein L32, which yields MAVQQNKVSKSRRNNRRAHDALVAANPNECSNCGELKRPHHVCPSCGHYDDREVVAMADEIDLDDEDAA from the coding sequence ATGGCCGTCCAACAGAACAAAGTATCCAAGTCGCGCCGCAACAACCGCCGCGCACATGACGCTCTGGTTGCTGCGAACCCGAACGAATGTTCGAACTGCGGCGAGCTGAAGCGCCCCCACCACGTTTGCCCGTCCTGCGGCCACTATGACGACCGCGAAGTTGTTGCCATGGCCGACGAAATCGACCTGGACGACGAGGACGCGGCGTAA
- a CDS encoding ABC-F family ATP-binding cassette domain-containing protein, translating into MARIPLLQMNDIALTFGGDPIFDGLDLVVQPSDRVALVGRNGSGKSTLMKIMAGMVEPDTGTRVLSPGVSVGYMDQHPDLSAYETLGEFAASGLEPGHDYLVERVAEGLKMRLDTPVATASGGERRRAALAKLLAEAPELMLLDEPTNHLDIQAIEWLENELKQTRAGFVLISHDRAFLRALTRATLWVDRGQVRRQEKGFEHFEAWRDKVWDEEDTNRHKLNRKIKSEARWAVEGISARRKRNQGRLRALHALKDERSSQIKRQGAAEMALEAGPKSGRKVIEAKGISKIYGDKVILKPFDLRVMRGETIAFVGPNGAGKTTLLKMLTGQEEPDTGSVSHGTGIEMAVFDQNRSTLDENASLWENLTSDPEMRISGKSDQVMVRGNPKHVVGYLKEFLFSDEQARAPVRSLSGGEKARLILARIMARQSNLLVLDEPTNDLDVETLDLLQELISGFDGTVLVVSHDRDFLDRVAERTIAMEGNGIATAYAGGWSDYRAQRQEVASPAAKKPEKTKTAPKDKPKDKPAASGLSFTEQHRLDALPDEMDRLTAEIAKLEEFLMDPDLFTKEPVKFKKASEGLAERQQKLAAAEEEWLELEEKAETAG; encoded by the coding sequence ATGGCACGTATACCTCTTCTGCAAATGAACGATATCGCCCTTACCTTTGGCGGCGATCCTATCTTTGATGGCTTGGACCTTGTGGTGCAGCCCAGCGACCGCGTGGCGCTGGTTGGACGCAACGGGTCAGGCAAGTCGACCCTGATGAAGATCATGGCCGGGATGGTGGAACCCGACACCGGCACCCGCGTTCTGTCTCCGGGCGTCTCGGTGGGCTATATGGACCAGCACCCGGACCTGTCAGCCTATGAGACATTGGGCGAGTTTGCGGCCTCAGGCCTGGAGCCGGGGCATGACTATTTGGTCGAACGGGTGGCCGAGGGTCTGAAGATGCGGCTGGATACGCCGGTTGCCACCGCCTCGGGCGGGGAACGCCGTCGCGCTGCGTTGGCCAAGCTGCTCGCTGAAGCGCCCGAGCTGATGCTGCTGGACGAACCGACCAACCATTTGGATATTCAGGCCATCGAATGGCTGGAAAACGAACTGAAGCAGACCCGCGCGGGTTTTGTCCTGATCAGCCACGACCGTGCCTTCCTGCGCGCGCTGACCCGCGCCACGCTTTGGGTCGATCGGGGGCAGGTGCGCCGTCAGGAAAAAGGCTTCGAGCACTTTGAGGCTTGGCGCGACAAGGTTTGGGACGAGGAGGACACGAACCGTCACAAGCTGAACCGCAAAATCAAATCCGAGGCCCGCTGGGCCGTCGAAGGCATCTCGGCCCGTCGCAAACGCAATCAGGGTCGTTTGCGGGCTCTGCACGCTTTGAAAGACGAACGCTCCTCGCAGATCAAACGGCAGGGCGCTGCGGAAATGGCGCTTGAGGCCGGGCCGAAATCCGGTCGCAAGGTGATCGAGGCCAAGGGGATCTCGAAAATCTATGGCGACAAGGTCATTCTGAAACCCTTCGACCTGCGCGTCATGCGCGGCGAAACCATCGCTTTTGTCGGCCCGAATGGCGCAGGCAAAACCACGCTTCTGAAAATGCTCACCGGTCAGGAAGAGCCTGATACGGGCAGCGTGTCCCACGGGACTGGAATCGAGATGGCGGTGTTCGATCAGAACCGCTCGACGCTCGACGAAAACGCTAGTCTGTGGGAGAATCTGACCTCGGACCCTGAAATGCGCATCTCGGGCAAATCCGATCAGGTGATGGTGCGCGGCAACCCGAAACACGTGGTGGGCTACCTGAAAGAATTCCTGTTCTCGGACGAACAGGCTCGGGCACCGGTACGGTCCCTATCCGGTGGCGAAAAGGCACGTCTGATCCTTGCTCGCATCATGGCACGGCAATCTAACCTTCTGGTGCTCGACGAACCGACCAACGATCTGGATGTGGAAACACTGGACCTGCTGCAAGAGCTGATTTCAGGCTTCGACGGCACCGTGTTGGTCGTCAGCCACGACCGCGACTTCTTAGACCGCGTGGCTGAGCGTACCATCGCGATGGAAGGCAACGGGATCGCCACCGCCTATGCCGGTGGCTGGTCTGATTATCGCGCGCAACGACAAGAGGTAGCTTCCCCAGCTGCGAAGAAGCCAGAGAAAACGAAAACCGCACCCAAGGACAAACCCAAAGACAAACCAGCCGCCTCCGGCCTCAGTTTCACCGAACAGCACCGTCTCGATGCATTGCCCGACGAAATGGACCGCCTGACGGCCGAAATTGCGAAGCTGGAAGAGTTCCTGATGGACCCTGATCTCTTCACCAAAGAGCCGGTGAAATTCAAGAAAGCCTCTGAGGGACTGGCCGAACGGCAACAGAAACTCGCCGCCGCTGAAGAAGAATGGCTGGAGCTGGAAGAAAAAGCCGAAACAGCCGGCTAG